The following coding sequences are from one Streptomyces angustmyceticus window:
- a CDS encoding PucR family transcriptional regulator, which yields MAEYEIPEHYLAGYAQILADVSVTGRRLTRDELTSRRGLGEQAAEAGLGLRALVSGHLAATRVAWPHAPASVDSVLAAVQQAVDALAEGYERAQRLAVRQEEAARREFIDDLLYGRSDLGRLAERAERFGLRLSHAHAVAVAQGPAAYDEGDAVLRRVERSLIARFSDRSILLTTKGGRMLCIAPGDQAEILLHFAKQAYAATDGGRVAIGRPQPGPGGVVQSYEEALNTLDLADRMELDAPVLRSADLLVYPVLTRDRQAMADLVHSALGPLTTARGGPQPLLDTLTAYFNSGCIAAEAARRLSLSVRALTYRLERIHQLTGANPADPDHRYMLQTAVIGARLLDWPAKTL from the coding sequence GTGGCGGAGTACGAAATACCCGAGCACTATCTGGCGGGCTACGCACAGATCCTGGCCGACGTCTCCGTGACCGGCCGACGGCTGACCCGCGATGAGCTCACCTCTCGCCGTGGCCTCGGAGAACAGGCTGCCGAAGCCGGCCTGGGCCTGCGTGCCCTCGTCAGCGGACACCTCGCAGCCACCCGCGTCGCCTGGCCCCACGCCCCCGCCTCGGTGGACAGTGTGCTCGCGGCCGTGCAGCAGGCGGTCGACGCCTTGGCCGAGGGGTACGAGCGAGCCCAGCGGCTGGCCGTTCGCCAAGAGGAAGCCGCCCGCCGCGAGTTCATCGACGACCTCCTCTACGGCCGCAGCGACCTCGGGCGCCTGGCAGAGCGCGCCGAACGCTTCGGCCTGCGCCTCTCCCACGCCCACGCGGTCGCCGTGGCACAAGGACCGGCCGCGTACGACGAGGGCGACGCGGTGCTGCGGCGCGTGGAGCGGTCCCTCATCGCCCGCTTCAGCGACCGCAGCATCCTGCTGACCACCAAAGGCGGCCGCATGCTGTGCATCGCACCCGGCGACCAGGCTGAAATCCTCCTCCACTTCGCCAAACAGGCGTACGCGGCAACGGACGGCGGCCGGGTCGCCATCGGCCGCCCCCAGCCGGGGCCCGGCGGGGTGGTCCAGTCGTACGAGGAAGCCCTCAACACCCTCGACCTCGCCGACCGCATGGAACTCGACGCCCCCGTGCTGCGCTCCGCCGACCTGCTCGTCTACCCCGTCCTCACCCGCGACCGGCAGGCCATGGCCGACCTGGTCCACAGCGCACTCGGCCCCCTCACCACCGCCCGCGGCGGACCTCAGCCCCTCCTGGACACCCTCACCGCCTACTTCAACTCCGGCTGTATCGCAGCCGAAGCAGCCCGCCGGCTGTCCCTGAGCGTGCGCGCACTGACGTACCGCCTGGAGCGCATCCACCAGTTGACCGGCGCCAACCCCGCCGATCCCGACCACCGCTACATGCTCCAGACAGCCGTCATTGGCGCCCGCCTGCTCGACTGGCCGGCCAAGACCCTGTGA
- a CDS encoding dihydrofolate reductase family protein, which yields MAQLLRVQNFNVSSDGIGAGEDQTLERPFGHVEPERLFAWAGATASWPMRTDPGGSRGLDDYFTRDFARNIGAEIMGRNKFGPQRGPWHDHDWQGWWGDEPPFHTPVFVLTHHRRPSFTLSDTTFHFVDGDPATVLEQAREAAQGKDVRLGGGVTTIREFLDADLVDTLHVAVSPTQLGSGLRLWESPDELLDRFHLDVVPSPSGVTHHLFWRK from the coding sequence GTGGCTCAGCTACTGAGAGTCCAGAACTTCAATGTCTCGAGTGACGGAATCGGGGCCGGTGAGGACCAGACCCTGGAGAGGCCGTTCGGTCATGTCGAGCCCGAGAGGCTGTTCGCCTGGGCCGGCGCCACGGCGAGCTGGCCCATGCGGACTGACCCCGGGGGCAGCAGGGGCCTCGACGACTACTTCACCCGGGACTTCGCCCGCAACATCGGCGCCGAGATCATGGGCCGCAACAAGTTCGGGCCCCAGCGCGGGCCCTGGCACGACCATGACTGGCAGGGCTGGTGGGGGGACGAGCCCCCGTTCCACACCCCGGTGTTCGTCCTGACCCACCACCGGCGTCCTTCGTTCACGCTGTCCGACACCACGTTCCACTTCGTCGACGGCGACCCGGCCACGGTCCTCGAGCAGGCCCGGGAGGCGGCACAGGGCAAGGACGTCCGACTCGGCGGCGGAGTAACCACCATCCGGGAGTTCCTCGACGCCGACCTCGTCGACACCCTGCACGTGGCGGTCTCACCGACGCAGCTCGGGTCCGGACTACGACTCTGGGAGTCCCCCGATGAGCTGCTCGACCGGTTCCACCTGGATGTCGTGCCCAGCCCGAGCGGGGTGACGCACCACTTGTTCTGGCGAAAGTGA